DNA from Deltaproteobacteria bacterium:
TGGTTCGGCAAGCACTCAATTTGGAGATAAAATACTTTCCCAGCGCCTAGAAACTTGGCTCAGGTATTCATTCTAGAGATAGGGATCAATAAATTGACAGCGACTTAATGACTATACGTAAAAAAATTTGTCAGGAGAAAAAATGGAATTAACTATTCTTGGTGCAGCACGTGAAGTAACAGGTTCCTGTTACCTTTTTGAAACGGATCAGGTTCGTTTTCTCGTAGATTGTGGAATGATCCAAGGTGGGCGTGATTCTTTCGACCGAAATCGTGAAGAATTTAATTTTGACCCAAGTAAGATCGATTTTGTTTTGCTGACTCATGCGCATATCGATCACAGCGGCCTTTTACCTAAACTGACTTCGAATGGATTTTCCGGACCTATTTACATGACATCTGCCACAGCAGAATTACTCGCCGTCATGCTGCCTGATAGTGCGCATATTCAGGAAATGGAAATACAGCAGGCTTTAAAAAGAAAAAAACAGTCAGCACCTCCAATTTATACAATGAGTGATGTCAGTAGCTGTTTACAAAAAATCAAACCGATACACTGTGACAATTGGCTCAATCCTCACCCTTCGGTGTTATGTCGCTTTCGAGATGCCGGCCACATACTGGGTTCTGCAATAATAGAAATCAAGCTAACTGAGGGCTCTACAACTCGAAAAATTGTTGTATCGGGCGATCTCGGACAGCCCGGGCGCCCTATTTTAAAGGATCCGACACCGATTGAAGAAGCTGATATTCTTTTAATTGAATCCACCTATGGCAACCGTCTACATAAAGATTTACTTGGTACGCTTGAAGAGTTAGCCCAGATAGTAGATGACACTTTATATCAAAAGAAAGGCAACGTAATCATACCCGCCTTCGCGGTGGGACGCACTCAGGAAGTAATTTATTATTTGCACCTGTTGACAAAACAGGGACGATTAAGCCACTTGGATATTTTTGTGGACTCACCAATGGCAACGGCAGTAACTGAAATTACAAAACATAATCTAAGACTTTTCGACGAGGAGGCCCTCCTTCTTGCGGAATGGTATGCTCTCGGGAAAAACCTCCCAAACCTGCATTTCGTGGACGATGTTTCAGAGTCTAAGAAGCTCCAAGAGATTCGCTCTGGCGCCATCATTATTTCTGCCAGTGGTATGTGTAACGCCGGACGAATAAAACATCATTTGCAAAACAGCCTGCCAAGGCCGGAGTGCAGTATATTAATTTCTGGATATCAGGCTAACGGTACATTGGGAAGACGACTGGTTAATGGGGATAAGAAAGTGCGAATATACGGTGAAGATATTCCGGTACTTGCTTCAATCCATACACTAGGTGGCCTTTCTGCTCATGCCGATCAAAATGCACTACTGGGTTGGGTAAGTAAATTTAATAAACCTCCAGCGCGTACGTTCGTGATTCATGGGGAAAATATTGCTGCGAACGCCTTTGCAGAACGATTGCAAGAACAAGGTCTTCAGAACGTAATAGTACCTAAACTCAACGAGAGATTTATATTATGAGTAAGGAATGGCTTGATGACCAATATCAACAACGGGTAAAAAAAATTATAGAGGACCCCTCTTATTGCCTAGCCTACGAAGACACAGAACTCATGGCCGATGAGGATTTGCGAGCAGTGCGACTTCAGCTCGAACTTTTAAAGCCAGAAAACTATCTTCAACGTCATCATATCAATTCCACAGTGGTTGTATTCGGCAGCGCACGAATACCGTCCCCAGAACAAGCTCAATCAATACTGGAAGCGATCGAGGAGCAGGTACGGCATAGACCTGACGACGAAAAAATAAATTTAGCAAAATCTCGTGCGTGTCGCGATTTACGTCAATCAAAATATTATGAAGAGGCACGCCGTTTTGCACAGATTATTTCTGAGCGGTTCCAAATAGAGGGCCGAAGAGATTTTGTAGTGGTAACTGGCGGTGGTCCCGGCATTATGGAAGCCGCTAATCGCGGCGCCTTTGAAGCTAACGGTCGTAGCATTGGATTTAATATAACCTTGCCAAATGAACAGACCCCAAATTCCTTCATCACGCCTGGCCTATGTTTTCAATTCCGTTACTTTGGATTACGCAAAATGCACTTCTTGCTGCGAGCCGTAGCACTTGTGGCATTTCCAGGTGGCTATGGCACTTTAGATGAATTATTCGAAGTTCTCACACTTATGCAGACTGGTAAAATGCAACGGGTTCCAATCGTGCTTGTTGGCAAGACGTTCTGGCAGCGAGCCGTAGATTTTTCATTTTTTCTTGAAGAAGGTTTTGTTAATGAAAAGGATATTAATCTTTTTACAATTGTCGATACCGCTGAAGAAATCGTTACGAAAATCCATGAGTTTTATGATGGTAAACCTCCTGTTAAATGTGCCCGCCCATATTAATCTGCGTAAAATTGGAAAAATTGTATTTCTAGTGATCCCGCTCTGTCTTCAGGCCTCAGTTGCCAGCCCGGAAGAATCCAATAAAAACAGCTCAACTATCCAGAACTGTCAGCCTGAGGATGAAATAGGGTTTCGGGGATTCACGGCGAGATTGGAAAATGATACCTTTACCAATACCGATCAGAACTACACCAATGGTTTGGCCGTCACGGCAGTATCGCATGATATCGGCGATAGCCTTAAAACTGAATGCCTGCCCCTGCCATTGCGATTGCATTCAAAATTCATCAAGGCTCTGACTCCGGGTTTTTGGACGCATCCTGATGGCACAACTTCCACATACAATGTGGTTGTCAAGCTCGGTCAGGCTATATTCACACCAAAAGATTTCTCAAGCAGAGATCTAATATTAAACGATCGGCCTTATGCTGGCCTGTTGTATGTTGGAATGTCATGGAACCAACGCAGTAAAAATCCTGAAATGAATTTAGAAATACTCGACACGCGTGAAATTACTCTGGGGATTATAGGACCCTGGTCACTTGCTAAAGAAGCCCAGGATGCTGTTCACGATGCCACTACTGTCCCAAAATTTTACGGCTGGAGTCACCAATTGAACAACGAACCTGCCATACAGCTTGCGATGGATAAAAAATTTAAAAGTTATCAAGGGGATTACGCTTTCGCCCCCGGTTTCTCTGGCGATTATATATCTTCTCTTGGTGTACGCCTAGGTAATATTGAAACGTCCGTTACATTAGGTATCGAAGGCCGTCTCGGTTTGAATCTTCCGAACGACTTCGGCAGTTATACGATTCGCCCCGGCGCCGAAAATCGTCCACCATCCACAGCTTCTCCGGCCGGCCGTTCAAATGGAGCTTTTGGTCCACAATCTGGTGTTCACCTTTTCAGCATTCTGGAAACCAAACTCGTCGCGCGTGATTTCTCGCTTGACGGTAACCTTTTTAGTTCAAGCCATCATGTCACACGCCGTCCGTGGGTGGCCTTTGCTGCGATCGGCGTAAGCCTTCATACCATCATGTTGAAACGTGGCTACAAATTAGCGCTAATGCAGGCCTATCATACATTCGAGTTTGAGGAACAGGAGGCTAATCATGCTTATGGCTCAGTGGCTCTAAGCATGGAATTCTAGATAGTATCGGTTTAAAACTGATACTGAAAATTAATGCCGGAAGAAACATAGTACTGCAAATCGCGGCGAAAATTATTGTAAATCGCAACAAAGCCATTATCCAAAATTCTGAAGTGATATGAGAGAGCATAGCGATTTTCCTGGAATATCAGGGAGGTTCCGAATTCAAGCCCCCATCTGAGGGCCGTTTGGTCGTAGTAAGCCGCATCCGGATATTTTGAAGGAGATTGTAGAAAAAAACGACGACCATCCAATGAATAAATTGTAAATACTCCCACTTGCAGAGGTACCCATATTTTTTCTTTCCATGGAACTCGCCAAAGTGAGTTGCGATACGCTAGATTTGATTGATAATTCCAGCCACCCCCATCAGCTGTAAAGAAACCCAGTGACAACTCAGCGGCGTGGCTCGCATTAAATTCATAAATGCCACCCAAAGCATACTTTCCAAAAAAGCCTGCATGCTCTAGTGAAAGGCTCCATTGTGCAAAAGACATCGAGCAGTTAATAAAAACTGAAATAAAGATTAATTTTTGAGAGTGACTGATACGATTTCTCCAGTTTTCATTTTAGTAATTGAAGCATTCGTTCCCTGAATTTCAATTAATAACCATTCGCTGCCATCTGTCGATGGAGCCTGCAACATAGCCGTACCACTATCTGTCGTCAGATCAAAAATATGATTGTGACCATTTAAAATCAGAATCACCTTTGGGCTTGCGACAATATCAGAGAACATTTGCGCAACATTTCCAGTGAATCGCTCGGAATCGCGTAATTGTGCATGCGAAAAAATGATCACGGGTTTGACTGATTCATCTACAGATTTTTTTAGCCAATCAGGTTTAAATCCCTCAGAATCTTCCGGAACAGCGGAGTGAAAAAAGATAAATCTTTTTGTATCGGATTCGAACCAATAATTGCTGTCACCAAAGGCTTTTCTAAATAAGACAGGCCCCGCTCCGAGCGCATCATGGTTGCCGGTTACACTCAGGGTTGGCCCATTTAAACCGACGAAAGAATCTAGAAATTGATTATATTCCATATTGTAGCCGCTATTTGTAAAGTCCCCTAAATTTACGTTAAAATCCAGATTTGCGGTTTGATTAATCTGAAAAATAATCTGATCGAGCTCTTTGTAATTCAGATGAGAATCGGTGAAAATAGCTATGCGAATCTTTCCGTCGATCTCGATGTTTAATATACGATCCAAAGATTTTTTATTTAAATCTCGTTCTGTACGCAGCAGTTCTTCCGAAAAAGGCGAATCCTGAAGCGGCGCACACGCAATAAAAATAGATGTGAATATAAAGAGTGCAATCACAATGAGTAAGAAGATATTATGCGATTTATTTTTCATA
Protein-coding regions in this window:
- a CDS encoding metallophosphoesterase — its product is MKNKSHNIFLLIVIALFIFTSIFIACAPLQDSPFSEELLRTERDLNKKSLDRILNIEIDGKIRIAIFTDSHLNYKELDQIIFQINQTANLDFNVNLGDFTNSGYNMEYNQFLDSFVGLNGPTLSVTGNHDALGAGPVLFRKAFGDSNYWFESDTKRFIFFHSAVPEDSEGFKPDWLKKSVDESVKPVIIFSHAQLRDSERFTGNVAQMFSDIVASPKVILILNGHNHIFDLTTDSGTAMLQAPSTDGSEWLLIEIQGTNASITKMKTGEIVSVTLKN
- a CDS encoding TIGR00730 family Rossman fold protein, whose product is MSKEWLDDQYQQRVKKIIEDPSYCLAYEDTELMADEDLRAVRLQLELLKPENYLQRHHINSTVVVFGSARIPSPEQAQSILEAIEEQVRHRPDDEKINLAKSRACRDLRQSKYYEEARRFAQIISERFQIEGRRDFVVVTGGGPGIMEAANRGAFEANGRSIGFNITLPNEQTPNSFITPGLCFQFRYFGLRKMHFLLRAVALVAFPGGYGTLDELFEVLTLMQTGKMQRVPIVLVGKTFWQRAVDFSFFLEEGFVNEKDINLFTIVDTAEEIVTKIHEFYDGKPPVKCARPY
- a CDS encoding MBL fold metallo-hydrolase — protein: MELTILGAAREVTGSCYLFETDQVRFLVDCGMIQGGRDSFDRNREEFNFDPSKIDFVLLTHAHIDHSGLLPKLTSNGFSGPIYMTSATAELLAVMLPDSAHIQEMEIQQALKRKKQSAPPIYTMSDVSSCLQKIKPIHCDNWLNPHPSVLCRFRDAGHILGSAIIEIKLTEGSTTRKIVVSGDLGQPGRPILKDPTPIEEADILLIESTYGNRLHKDLLGTLEELAQIVDDTLYQKKGNVIIPAFAVGRTQEVIYYLHLLTKQGRLSHLDIFVDSPMATAVTEITKHNLRLFDEEALLLAEWYALGKNLPNLHFVDDVSESKKLQEIRSGAIIISASGMCNAGRIKHHLQNSLPRPECSILISGYQANGTLGRRLVNGDKKVRIYGEDIPVLASIHTLGGLSAHADQNALLGWVSKFNKPPARTFVIHGENIAANAFAERLQEQGLQNVIVPKLNERFIL
- a CDS encoding lipid A deacylase LpxR family protein, which translates into the protein MMVNLLLNVPAHINLRKIGKIVFLVIPLCLQASVASPEESNKNSSTIQNCQPEDEIGFRGFTARLENDTFTNTDQNYTNGLAVTAVSHDIGDSLKTECLPLPLRLHSKFIKALTPGFWTHPDGTTSTYNVVVKLGQAIFTPKDFSSRDLILNDRPYAGLLYVGMSWNQRSKNPEMNLEILDTREITLGIIGPWSLAKEAQDAVHDATTVPKFYGWSHQLNNEPAIQLAMDKKFKSYQGDYAFAPGFSGDYISSLGVRLGNIETSVTLGIEGRLGLNLPNDFGSYTIRPGAENRPPSTASPAGRSNGAFGPQSGVHLFSILETKLVARDFSLDGNLFSSSHHVTRRPWVAFAAIGVSLHTIMLKRGYKLALMQAYHTFEFEEQEANHAYGSVALSMEF